A genome region from bacterium includes the following:
- a CDS encoding pyridoxamine 5'-phosphate oxidase family protein, whose amino-acid sequence MGALTEDMQRVVREQRLGFVATVCADGTPNLSPKGTTTVWDDDHLIFADICSPGTIANLTHNPAVEVNVVDPITRRGYRFKGQATVIDGGPLFEHAMTFYRNTYGLGDALARRVERVVLIKVAQAAPLTSPIYVTGAKEDDVMRRYAEYYESLRTQRAGRTSKVVAP is encoded by the coding sequence GATTCGTGGCAACGGTCTGTGCCGATGGCACGCCGAATCTGTCGCCGAAGGGCACCACCACCGTGTGGGACGACGACCATCTGATCTTCGCCGACATTTGCTCGCCGGGAACGATTGCCAACTTGACTCACAATCCGGCGGTCGAAGTGAACGTCGTCGACCCAATCACCCGGCGGGGATACCGCTTCAAAGGGCAGGCTACAGTCATTGACGGTGGCCCGCTCTTCGAGCACGCTATGACCTTCTACAGGAACACGTATGGCCTCGGCGACGCGCTCGCGCGGCGCGTCGAGCGCGTGGTGCTCATCAAAGTCGCGCAGGCCGCTCCCCTTACATCGCCCATCTACGTCACCGGCGCCAAGGAGGACGACGTGATGCGCCGCTACGCCGAGTACTACGAAAGCCTTCGCACGCAGCGTGCCGGGCGGACATCCAAAGTTGTGGCGCCCTAA